The Silene latifolia isolate original U9 population chromosome Y, ASM4854445v1, whole genome shotgun sequence sequence CTCCTCCTGAACAGCTACCGCCCACGCCACTCCCCCTTGCTCATCTCGGCATACCGCCCCCATTCCCACTCCCAGACCCTTCTTAACGCCCGCATCAACATTAATCTTCCATACACCTGCACCCGGCCTCACCCAACCGCCAAAAGACCGACCACACACCCCCCTCTCCCTCGCTGCCCCCGCTTTATCCTCTTGACAACATTGCATTTCCCAGCTTATATCCATTACTCTCCGGACTATAGCCTCACAACTCCACCCACGTCCATCAAAAACCATCTTACTCCGCTGCTCCCATATTACCCAACAAGTAGTCATAAACATCACCCTCTCCTTCTCCCCCATATCACGAATTAACAGCTCCACCCACTCCCTAACATTCCCGCCACCAACCATTCCTTGCACATCTAAGCCGACACCTTCCCATACATCATCATTCCACCCACAATCCCTCAATACATGGACACAAGACTCAGCTTCAAAATGACACCGAGGACACGAGCAATCCACCCCTCTCAAACGTGCTGCTATATTAGCCTTGACCGGCAACGCATTGTTACACAGCTGCCACATAAAGGCTTTAATACGCGGTAAAACCGGGGCAGCCTATAACGCCTTCCACAACCAACCTCCCATCGAACTATCCGACtgctccccctcccctccctcaTCGGCTGCTAACAAGCGTTACCCCTCCTTCACCAAGTACTCCCCATCCTTCGCCTTATCCAAACACCAGCTATCCTCCCTAGAATGCTCACTCAGATGGATACTCATAATCCTTTCCACTTCAAAAGGCAGAAAAACCGCCTCCACCTTCTCTCGATCCCACCGTGACTCACCCACCACCATGAGCTCCGCTACTCTCATCTCAAGAGCATTATCCCCTCGTGGCGAGACAACACACCTAGAAGAAGTATTGGGTATCCACGGATCCAACCAAACCCGCGTATCAACTTCATTGCCCACCCTTTTCCTTAAGCCCAATCCCATAACACACTTTACCTCACAAATACTCCTCCAAGTATAGCTCGGATTATTCCCTACTGGCGCATCCATAAACGTGCCATTTGGAAAGTACTTACCCTTCAATACCCGCACCATCAAGCTACCATCATCGCAAATTAACCGCCAAGCCTGCTTTGCTAACAGCGCCAagttaaaattttcaaaatcacGGAAACCCATGCCCCCTCTCACCTTAGCCCGACACATAAAATCCCAAGACAACCAAGATATCTTACGCGCACCTCCAGCTGAACCCCACCAAAATCTCGATACAATAGACCGAAGCTCATTGTAAAAATTAACTGGTAGCTTAAAAACACTCATCGCATAGGTAGGAATAGATTGGGCAATTGCCTTTATCAAAGTTTTCCTACCTGCTCTGCTAAATAACTTACCACGCCAACCTTGCATTTTATTATTAAGTTTATCACGAACAATTTTGGTGAGAGCATGCTTCGATTGCCCTATAACCATCGGTAAACCCAGATACCTATCCTGCTCCGCAACAACCTTCACTCCCAAAACTCTCGCCACCTTCTCCCTTCGCCACTCCACCATGCCCTTACTAAAAGATACCGTTGTTTTCTCCTTACTTACAAGCTGTCCTGACGCCCTTTCATACTTACTCAAAACATCCATGGCAACTCGCGCCTGGTTCTCATTAGCCTTAACAAAAATAATACTATCATCTGCAAAAAACAAATGAGAAATCACTGGTGCCCCAGGTGCCACCCGAATCCCATTCAAAGCCCCCTCCtccactttcctcctaatcatACTAGAAAGCACCTCCGCGCAGAAATAAAAAAATACGGAGACAAAGGATCACCCTGTCGCACCTCGCTCAGAAACAAAAGACTCGAGACGGAGCCCCATTAACTAACACCTCATAAGACACCGACCTCACACATCTCATGACATTAAAAATCCACTGCCCTGCAAACCCCATAGCCTGTAAAACCCTTTCCAAAAACACCCACTCAACCCTGTCATACGCTTTGTCCATATCAAGCTTCAGAGCCATATGCTCCCCACCACTTCGGGCATTCTTCATATAATGAAACATCTCAAACGCAACCAGAATATTATCAGAAATTAGCCTACCGGGGGTAAAAGAACTCTGATTCTCGGAGACTAAGTCGCCCAAAAATATTTTAAGCCGGTTAGCGAGAACCTTCGCCACTAGCTTATATAAAACATTGCACAAACTTATCGGTCGATAGTCACCAAATTTGTCCGGCGCCTTCTTTTTTGGAATTAAGACAATataagttttattaataacaGCAGGGAACTCACCTCCATTTAGAATCCGCAGCACCAACCGAGTAATAGATGGACCTACAATATGCCAATATGTCGATAAAAAGCGCATTCATCCCATCGTGCCCGTGGAGCCTTCAACGAATGCATTTGTTGCAGCGCATCGAATACTTCCTCTCCCCTATACACGTCCTCAAACACTGCACTCATCGCCCCTGTAACCCTATCCCGCACACCCTCCAATAACTCGCTGAAACCCACCGGCCTGGAGGACGTAAACAGCGAACCAAAATGCTTCACTTTGTTGCGCTTTGTATACCCCTCTCCCCGGTAATGACCCGTCCCTCCTCATCAACCACACGGTTTATCCTAGGTTCTTTTCTTACTTACGCCTTGACCTTCCTATGAAAGTATTTAGTATTCCGGTCCCCCTCTCTTAACCATAATGCCCGAGAACGTTGACGCCAAAAAATTTCTTCCTGCTTAAGTAAATCATTCAACTCCCTCATAACAACTTTCCTTTCCCGTACATTAATTACTGATCTCTCATTTACATTTAGCCACTCAAGCCTCTTCCTTTTTCTATTAATATCCCTCATAATCTTACCAATACTCACTCCTTTCCACTTCTGCAGCTCCCTAGCACACCTAGAAATCGTATCGACAACATCCCAGTCACTCTCCTCCCAAGCTCGCCTTATTGTATCTTCACACCCCTCTTCGCCAACCCATATCTGTTCAAAACGGAAATTCCGCTTAGAACGCCCATCCAAACCCTCTCTACCATCCAGCACTACTTTAATAGGAGAATGATCAGACCACTCCCGCCCTAAATGAACTACCTTTGCATAAGGAAAAAGTTCCCTCCATCCTTCGTTTTTCATTGCTCGATCAATCCGACATTGCCTATTATTCTCCCCGACCCTGCCCATTGTCAAAGGTAAACGCATACCCCTCCACATCTAAATCACTCAGCTCACACACATCCACCGCATCCCTAAAATTATTCATTTGCCACTGTGCCCTCGTACCCCCTTTCATTTCATTAGCAAAAAGAACTTCATTAAAATCACCCATGCAAAGCCACGGCCCCTGCGACTCACCAAGCGAGTGACCGTAATAAATACCAAGACAGTGACGGTCTGTCATCATGAGCCACCCATAAAAACCAAGACACCTCCAATCCCGATCATCCATCCGTATATCAAAATCCATAAAATGAACAAAAAGCGAACGAAAGGTGACATGAATATCTTTTTTCCACATAAAAGCAAGCCCTCCAGAACGACCCATACTATCAACAGACACACTACTATACTCGTCAAAACTCGCCATAACTAAAGCAAACTCTACACTACTCAGCTTCGTTTCACAAAGGAAAACTAAAGCTGGGGCCTCCCTCCGGATAAGATTCCGGAGACCTCCAACTGCATCGGGATTGCCCAGCCCTCTGCAGTTGAGGCTTAAGAgattcattgggcccggcggggcTGACTCGAGTCAGCCTCCGCCTCAGATATAGACACATCCCTGTGTAAAGTAGCTTTTTTCGTTAATATCCCACCCCCTAATTCATCATCCACTCATAACCTCTTCTGATTTTCATTCAAGATCAAACCCCCATCCTCCCTGTCGACCTCTGACCCCTCCACACTCAACATCCTGGCCCTGCACTGCCACTTCTGAACATTCACACCCCCTTTCCCTGTATGCCCAGAACCCTCACGCTCTCCCTGCACCATCTCTCCCACGGTATCCCCCAAAACATCATCTGACCCAAACACCATAGTAGCCGCACTTCCATCTGTCACATCTCTTGTAGGAGCATTCTGCCCAACCCCACACATCCCATCTCCCCAACGCAGAGACCCACCACCAGCCACCACTACATGCCCCGACACCGCCTGACAATCCTCCTCTAAAACACTCCTCAATTCCACCTGAGCTCCCCTCGCCTGAACCTTACACCTCTCTGATATTGCAATTTTTTGAAGCTTCTCAACCATCTCCATATCATTCTTTCTAAACTCCTCCTCAAACTCAGGCCGAAGATCACTACTAACTTTACGCCCCTCCGCCACACCAGCTCTATTACCCCGTAGAGGCGAAGCCCTCAAAAAATCGCCATACTTGAGGGCATCCTCATCATAGGGCCCATCCTCGCAATCTTTCACCCCATGACCCAGAACCCCACAGCCGTAACAAAAGAGGGGTAGTCGCTCATACTTGACATCGAAGGTTGTTACGTTCCCATTTGGCAGCCGAATTTCAGTACAAGATTGAAGCGGCTTTCGAACATTGTGCAAGATATGGATACGCACTGCTCTCTCTATCTCAGGACTTGAATTATCATCTTTCATAACATACGTACCCAACTGTGCGCCCAATCTACGCAAATTATCCTCATTCGTGCGCCCTTTAAGCGGAAGGTCATACACCCGAGCCCAAATAGGAAGCCGGAATAGAGGAGTATCAGTTAACTTACCTTCTCCATCCGGCTCATTAAAACAACAGGTAAACTTATCAAAGTGCAATGGCTTCCCCTCAATCACCTTAGTCTTATCCCGATCATCCTCGAAACGAAAGATGAAGATTTTTTCCTTTGCATCTAAAATATTTCCCATCACCTTCCCCTTTGGATTCCATAGTCTTAACATTGTATTAATAGCAGCTTTGCTGTTAATCATCTTTAAATCTTACCCATAAGAACTCCCTCCGTCCGTGTAACATGGCCATCATCCTCACCCACATCCCAGACAAAAGTGTCACGCTCTCCCCTGGAAGCCTCCCCCATCACCCCTTTACCTTTGCTACTATTCCCATACTCCATATTTCACGCAGAAGAAACACGGAGAAGACCAAACACGCAATCCCTAACTTGAAAAGCAAGCAACAGAAAGAAACCCTAAACTACTGCACGTCAAGAAAaccactgatgtgaccataattagcgcatatttagcccccgaattagccttgttcccatgctttttagtgcctatttgggtcatttcttatctttagttctttgtattgcatattctttgagattttgatcccttggtaggaaaggagtaagaatcttgcattttcatggcaaaacgaggctaaattgattgtattcaatgaccaagcatcaagaagagacaagactagaaggcctttgtacatatcatagtagaagaacaatgttgagaaaggatccttgcgtccccaaggaaatccccaaggaatttatgaagaaaagggaagaaaattagaagaattgacgctgaccaacaatccgaacggattgcgacaatccgcccgtccacccgagaacaatccgagcgtccctccttggaatccgcccggattacccctcaacaatccgagcgtccctctcccgaatccgctcggattgcacaccaaatccggccgtcccgactctaatccgccttGATTCCcgcacaaagacggatttcattcttcaagctacgaaaagagaagcccttctctcagaaaataccgggtcctccttgctcaacttaaaaagtgtaattactagtttagcccttagttaaccctaatgcatcttccctaattttcactataaataccccattaggctaattagaggagcatgttcttcttatcaataattagtgtagttaatatcaatcaaatctctctttaatattgtaatcaagtattaatcaagttttaatccaagttttagttctttaatctctcttttgttcttcctttattttgggtaattgaagattatttgggttattattgggagattgacaacctctcaatctaggattcaagtacttctattattcttgctttattattggaatcattagtaggtataatctcttaatcccttttaattattgttaattactttcatttattcatcatgtttcatattgttggtatgattgacaaccttgctagcatgatcaacatgataatgagtgagtagtctcttagctagggtttaatgggtgattaggggaaaccatcatggggatgattcatgcttaaatcaatatgctttcatatcttatttgcttgcttgttttgatctcaattcatgcacatgttatatttgatgaaatgctaagcctatgaatccttgcatttactatcatcttctatcttttcaatgagacttgtaagacataacccaactcgagtctcattagaccatgcatgtgttgagtaggaaagattaagtcgacttgtaggtgttgtacaatctaatcgattcggctccgggatccaaactttcctaggattgtaagatataacccaactcaatccatcacaacaataattgcttgcttataatttgagaacatgtttgtatgatcatatcccatgattcccctatgatcccatgacaccctagtgcttttaatcaattgtttacaccccttattttattcatcttgctagtttattttcattgttattttagtttagtgaccttctacaccaacccaatttgtgacacccctagacactactagttacaatagaattctcatttcaatacccgtcccttgggatccgacctttacttgcctctttactaattgtagagttgtttgtgaagtataaattgtgttttgtatcgaccattgaccaacgaccacatatacttaattgtgaacacgaaatggcatcgatcaaaaatggcgccgttcttgCGGGACggtgttttaattgatttaagatttctttttattgttattagttgtgtctttttcaccttgggaagtaaaactcctcaaggtttgttctaattgtttttgagttgtttgatattttgcatgtctagaaggttacaaagtgatttgttaccttttgaccgtgaaatcgaaagaaccttgacgaataataggagacttgttaggaggaatttgagaggtgttggtgaagttgttcaacccactagtgagtttgtcaatcctttcggaatagaaggagaagaaaacccattacacaatatcccacaaaatccacctacaatgcctaaattctcgtcacactctatacccaccgaggagaatctaccaaatggtactcctacaccgcaacatctcaccggtaattttattgccaagtccgccttcatccaactagttgagaggagccaattcgggggaatgcctagtgaggaccctcattctcatatggaaaccttttgcgattattgtgatgctatctctcaaacgggcgtgactcaagaccaaattagatgggtcttatttcctttttcgttaatcggcaccgcaaagcaatggttgaagggccttgataaggccacccttggaatagattcttggaagaagttagctctagctttctacaaaaaattctacccaccggaaaagactaacatgctaagagctcaaattacgggttttaagcaaagggatgaagaatctttgtatgaagcttgggagcggttcaaaggtatttgtcgctcatgtcctcaccatggacttagcgaatggtttttggtacaacaattttggaacggtttatatgaagattcaaggaacattctcaatatgggatcaaatggaatgttcaccgaagttgatgacaatcaaacatggaacaagattgaggaaatggcgatccataattcacaatatagtagacctcgcaaggctactagaggaggaaagcatgaagtggactccgttactcaattgggtgctcaacttagtgctcacattgacacaatcaacttgaagtttgaacaagctatggctagacttgaggaaaactcaaaatcatcaaagcatcatgtcaatgccatgacggcatcctcatcaatcccaagtgggatatgtgagaattgtggaactttgggtcatgacccaagtgagtgtaggggaacaaccgaacaagttaatgctttccaagcttacaaaagtggtaccccttattcaaatttctacaatgaaaacaccaagttccatccaaatctctcatacaaaagccaaaatgttcaaaaccttcaaacaacatacactccaccacccatgaggaatcaaaatcaaagaccgttttacaa is a genomic window containing:
- the LOC141627806 gene encoding uncharacterized protein LOC141627806; its protein translation is MWQLCNNALPVKANIAARLRGVDCSCPRCHFEAESCVHVLRDCGWNDDVWEGVGLDVQGMVGGGNVREWVELLIRDMGEKERVMFMTTCWVIWEQRSKMVFDGRGWSCEAIVRRVMDISWEMQCCQEDKAGAARERGVCGRSFGGWVRPGAGVWKINVDAGVKKGLGVGMGAVCRDEQGGVAWAVAVQEEGGRDVAMTEAEALYLGLKEARRLGLRNIIIESDCLIVVTDLQKNKKGRSDICLIYDDIFRISLFFESVVFTYTSRLSNSLAHKVAHAVPWSIGRQFWTDDLPLFFVNIAALDLSNI
- the LOC141627808 gene encoding uncharacterized protein LOC141627808 — translated: MNLLSLNCRGLGNPDAVGGLRNLIRREAPALVFLCETKLSSVEFALVMASFDEYSSVSVDSMGRSGGLAFMWKKDIHVTFRSLFVHFMDFDIRMDDRDWRCLGFYGWLMMTDRHCLGIYYGHSLGESQGPWLCMGDFNEVLFANEMKGGTRAQWQMNNFRDAVDVCELSDLDVEGYAFTFDNGQGRGE
- the LOC141627807 gene encoding uncharacterized protein LOC141627807: MKNEGWRELFPYAKVVHLGREWSDHSPIKVVLDGREGLDGRSKRNFRFEQIWVGEEGCEDTIRRAWEESDWDVVDTISRCARELQKWKGVSIGKIMRDINRKRKRLEWLNVNERSVINVRERKVVMRELNDLLKQEEIFWRQRSRALWLREGDRNTKYFHRKVKAPVGFSELLEGVRDRVTGAMSAVFEDVYRGEEVFDALQQMHSLKAPRARWDECAFYRHIGILLISDNILVAFEMFHYMKNARSGGEHMALKLDMDKAYDRVEWVFLERVLQAMGFAGQWIFNVMRYDSIIFVKANENQARVAMDVLSKYERASGQLVSKEKTTVSFSKGMVEWRREKVARVLGVKVVAEQDRYLGLPMVIGQSKHALTKIVRDKLNNKMQGWRGKLFSRAGRKTLIKAIAQSIPTYAMSVFKLPVNFYNELRSIVSRFWWGSAGGARKISWLSWDFMCRAKVRGGMGFRDFENFNLALLAKQAWRLICDDGSLMVRVLKGKYFPNGTFMDAPVGNNPSYTWRSICEVKCVMGLGLRKRVGNEVDTRVWLDPWIPNTSSRCVVSPRGDNALEMRVAELMVVGESRWDREKVEAVFLPFEVERIMSIHLSEHSREDSWCLDKAKDGEYLVKEG